Proteins from one Gossypium raimondii isolate GPD5lz chromosome 8, ASM2569854v1, whole genome shotgun sequence genomic window:
- the LOC105790011 gene encoding protein HIRA isoform X1 has protein sequence MIAEKPSWVRHEGMQIFSIDIQPGGLRFATGGGDHKVRVWNMESVGRNLGKDDESTLRLLATLRDHFGSVNCVRWAKHGRFVASGSDDQAILIHERKPGSGTTEFGSGEPPDVENWKVAMTLRGHTADVVDLNWSPDDSMLASGSLDNTIHVWNMSNGICTAVLRGHSSLVKGVAWDPIGSFIASQSDDKTVIIWRTSDWSLAHRTEGHWAKSLGSTFFRRLGWSPCGHFITTTHGYQKPRHSAPVLERGEWAATFDFLGHNAPVIVVKFNHSMFKRNSANSQEAKATPVGWVNGAAKIGGKESQPYNVIAIGSQDRTITVWTTASPRPLFVAKHFFGQSVVDLSWSPDGYSLFACSLDGTVATFHFEVKELGHRLSDAELDELKRSRYGDVRGRQANLAESPAQLLLEAASAKQTTSKKVALDVQQNQIPVKSSLDLGVTNKNSKPPNNDGKKSGLSASDGLNKPVTAAQVTSPVKQREYRRADGRKRIIPEAVGVPTQQENISGGAQSQALDFPVASSDPRKNDNGIVPADCGLREATIRGTVGKNFDLKECSGVTARATITESLVIEKVSAGQDHSINVEQSGSLKPSSSTTGSTKSLSIRVFDEKEGNDLTPVCLEACPKEHAVTDIVGAGNACMTKETEIICTRGGQTLWSDRISGKVLVLAGNANFWAVGCEDGCLQVYTKCGRRALPTMMMGSAATFIDCDESWKLLLVTRKGSLYLWDLLNRTCLLRDSLASLITLDHNSCTKGTIKVISVKLSKSGFPLVVLATRHAFLFDTSLMCWLRVADDCFPASNFASSWNLGSTQTGELASLQVDVRKYLARKPGWSRVTDDGVQTRAHLEAQLASSLALKSPNEYRQSLLSYIRFLAREADESRLREVCESFLGPPTGMASDSKNPTWDAYVLGMKKHKLLREDILPAMASNRKVQRLLNEFMDLLSEYASIENNLDQRDRSPLTVSQPEIDLMDSNPSATCQTDTVEPTTDKKENPSPSIIDQMDSILSNQVNSGTKSSDQVNQAPTSEDPAGS, from the exons atgattgcTGAGAAACCAAGTTGGGTTAGGCATGAAGGAATGCAGATTTTCTCCATTGATATTCAACCTGGTGGTCTTAGGTTTGCTACTGGTGGAGGTGACCATAAG gtTAGGGTATGGAACATGGAATCTGTTGGCAGGAATTTGGGAAAGGATGATGAATCTACATTGAGGCTTCTTGCAACTTTGCGTGATCATTTCGGGTCGGTGAACTGCGTTAGGTGGGCTAAGCATGGTCGGTTCGTTGCGTCGGGGTCTGATGATCAAGCGATTCTAATTCATGAGAGAAAGCCTGGTTCCGGGACGACCGAGTTCGGTAGTGGGGAGCCCCCGGATGTTGAGAACTGGAAAGTTGCGATGACGTTGAGGGGACACACTGCAGATGTG GTAGATCTTAATTGGTCACCTGATGACTCGATGTTGGCCAGTGGGAGTTTGGACAACACTATCCATGTATGGAATATGAGTAACGGTATCTGCACGGCTGTGCTTAGGGGTCATTCTAGTCTGGTTAAAGGAGTTGCCTGGGATCCCATCGGGTCCTTCATAGCGAGCCAATCTGATGACAAGACTGTTATTATATGGCGAACAAGTGACTGGAGCCTTGCTCATAGAACAGAGGGCCACTGGGCAAAATCA CTGGGATCTACGTTTTTCAGGCGGCTTGGATGGTCACCTTGTGGTCATTTCATAACTACCACTCATGGTTACCAAAAGCCAAGGCATTCCGCACCTGTTCTCGAGAGAGGGGAATGGGCTGCAACGTTTGACTTCTTAGGCCACAATGCACCGGTTATCGTAGTGAAGTTTAATCACTCAATGTTCAAAAGAAATTCAGCCAATTCGCAGGAAGCGAAAGCCACTCCTGTTGGCTGGGTGAACGGAGCTGCTAAGATTGGCGGGAAAGAATCACAGCCATATAATGTAATTGCAATTGGGAGTCAGGACCGCACTATAACCGTATGGACAACTGCAAGTCCTCGCCCACTCTTTGTTGCCAAGCATTTCTTTGGTCAAAGTGTTGTGGATTTATCATG GAGCCCCGATGGCTATTCTCTCTTTGCTTGTTCATTGGATGGAACTGTGGCTACTTTCCATTTCGAAGTGAAAGAACTGGGCCACAGGTTAAGTGATGCCGAACTTGATGAGTTAAAGAGAAGTCGTTATGGTGATGTAAGAGGTCGACAGGCAAATTTGGCGGAGAGCCCGGCACAGTTATTGCTCGAAGCTGCTTCAGCCAAGCAAACCACTAGTAAGAAAGTAGCTTTGGATGTTCAGCAGAATCAGATACCTGTAAAATCGTCTCTTGACTTGGGGGTAACAAACAAAAATTCCAAGCCACCAAACAATGATGGAAAGAAGAGTGGGCTTTCCGCTAGTGATGGATTAAATAAACCGGTGACGGCTGCTCAGGTTACTAGCCCTGTAAAACAAAGAGAATACAGACGTGCTGATGGTAGAAAGAGAATCATTCCCGAAGCCGTCGGTGTTCCTACTCAGCAGGAGAATATTAGCGGCGGTGCTCAGTCTCAAGCATTAGATTTCCCTGTTGCATCATCTGATCCCCGAAAAAATGATAACGGCATAGTTCCTGCTGATTGTGGTTTGAGAGAAGCTACTATCAGGGGAACCGTTGGCAAAAATTTTGACTTAAAGGAGTGCTCAGGGGTTACTGCTCGGGCTACTATTACTGAAAGTCTGGTTATCGAAAAAGTTTCTGCTGGCCAAGACCATAGTATCAATGTAGAACAGTCTGGAAGCTTGAAACCATCAAGTTCCACCACTGGCTCTACCAAATCTCTCTCGATTAGGGTATTTGACGAAAAAGAAGGGAATGATTTGACTCCGGTTTGCTTGGAAGCGTGTCCCAAGGAACATGCTGTGACCGACATTGTTGGTGCGGGAAATGCATGTATGACTAAAGAAACAGAAATCATCTGCACAAGAGGGGGTCAAACACTTTGGTCTGATCGTATATCAGGAAAAGTTTTGGTCTTAGCCGGAAATGCAAACTTTTGGGCTGTCGGATGTGAAGACGGGTGTTTACAG GTTTATACGAAGTGTGGAAGACGTGCATTGCCGACCATGATGATGGGATCTGCTGCAACCTTTATAGATTGTGACGAGAGCTGGAAATTATTATTGGTGACGAGGAAAGGATCTTTGTATTTATGGGATCTCCTGAATAGGACTTGTCTCCTCCGTGATTCATTGGCATCTCTAATCACTTTGGACCATAACTCGTGTACAAAAG GCACAATCAAAGTTATATCGGTGAAGTTGTCGAAATCTGGTTTTCCTCTTGTTGTTTTGGCCACTCGGCACGCGTTTCTCTTTGACACGAGTCTAATGTGTTGGCTGAGGGTCGCTGATGACTGCTTCCCGGCATCAAATTTTGCTAGTTCTTGGAATTTGGGTTCAACTCAGACCGGTGAGCTGGCCTCGCTGCAGGTGGATGTCAGGAAATATTTGGCCAGAAAACCGGGCTGGAGCAG GGTAACCGATGATGGAGTACAAACGCGTGCTCATTTAGAAGCTCAATTGGCATCGTCTTTGGCTCTGAAATCCCCAAACGAATATCGCCAGAGCCTTCTTTCCTACATACGCTTCCTTGCAAG AGAAGCGGATGAGTCTCGATTACGAGAAGTCTGCGAAAGTTTTCTTGGTCCACCAACCGGAATGGCTTCCGATTCCAAGAACCCTACTTGGGATGCATATGTGCTC GGAATGAAAAAGCACAAACTTTTAAGAGAAGACATTCTTCCAGCAATGGCATCGAATAGGAAAGTCCAACGATTACTTAATGAGTTCATGGATCTCCTCTCCGAATATGCAAGTATCGAAAACAACTTAGACCAAAGAGACCGATCTCCACTGACCGTATCTCAACCAGAGATTGACCTGATGGACTCCAACCCATCTGCAACCTGCCAAACGGATACCGTTGAGCCAACAACAGATAAGAAGGAAAACCCGTCCCCCAGTATAATAGATCAAATGGATTCTATTCTATCGAATCAAGTAAACTCGGGTACCAAATCTTCCGATCAAGTAAATCAAGCTCCAACAAGCGAAGATCCTGCTGGTTCATAA
- the LOC105790011 gene encoding protein HIRA isoform X2, whose protein sequence is MLASGSLDNTIHVWNMSNGICTAVLRGHSSLVKGVAWDPIGSFIASQSDDKTVIIWRTSDWSLAHRTEGHWAKSLGSTFFRRLGWSPCGHFITTTHGYQKPRHSAPVLERGEWAATFDFLGHNAPVIVVKFNHSMFKRNSANSQEAKATPVGWVNGAAKIGGKESQPYNVIAIGSQDRTITVWTTASPRPLFVAKHFFGQSVVDLSWSPDGYSLFACSLDGTVATFHFEVKELGHRLSDAELDELKRSRYGDVRGRQANLAESPAQLLLEAASAKQTTSKKVALDVQQNQIPVKSSLDLGVTNKNSKPPNNDGKKSGLSASDGLNKPVTAAQVTSPVKQREYRRADGRKRIIPEAVGVPTQQENISGGAQSQALDFPVASSDPRKNDNGIVPADCGLREATIRGTVGKNFDLKECSGVTARATITESLVIEKVSAGQDHSINVEQSGSLKPSSSTTGSTKSLSIRVFDEKEGNDLTPVCLEACPKEHAVTDIVGAGNACMTKETEIICTRGGQTLWSDRISGKVLVLAGNANFWAVGCEDGCLQVYTKCGRRALPTMMMGSAATFIDCDESWKLLLVTRKGSLYLWDLLNRTCLLRDSLASLITLDHNSCTKGTIKVISVKLSKSGFPLVVLATRHAFLFDTSLMCWLRVADDCFPASNFASSWNLGSTQTGELASLQVDVRKYLARKPGWSRVTDDGVQTRAHLEAQLASSLALKSPNEYRQSLLSYIRFLAREADESRLREVCESFLGPPTGMASDSKNPTWDAYVLGMKKHKLLREDILPAMASNRKVQRLLNEFMDLLSEYASIENNLDQRDRSPLTVSQPEIDLMDSNPSATCQTDTVEPTTDKKENPSPSIIDQMDSILSNQVNSGTKSSDQVNQAPTSEDPAGS, encoded by the exons ATGTTGGCCAGTGGGAGTTTGGACAACACTATCCATGTATGGAATATGAGTAACGGTATCTGCACGGCTGTGCTTAGGGGTCATTCTAGTCTGGTTAAAGGAGTTGCCTGGGATCCCATCGGGTCCTTCATAGCGAGCCAATCTGATGACAAGACTGTTATTATATGGCGAACAAGTGACTGGAGCCTTGCTCATAGAACAGAGGGCCACTGGGCAAAATCA CTGGGATCTACGTTTTTCAGGCGGCTTGGATGGTCACCTTGTGGTCATTTCATAACTACCACTCATGGTTACCAAAAGCCAAGGCATTCCGCACCTGTTCTCGAGAGAGGGGAATGGGCTGCAACGTTTGACTTCTTAGGCCACAATGCACCGGTTATCGTAGTGAAGTTTAATCACTCAATGTTCAAAAGAAATTCAGCCAATTCGCAGGAAGCGAAAGCCACTCCTGTTGGCTGGGTGAACGGAGCTGCTAAGATTGGCGGGAAAGAATCACAGCCATATAATGTAATTGCAATTGGGAGTCAGGACCGCACTATAACCGTATGGACAACTGCAAGTCCTCGCCCACTCTTTGTTGCCAAGCATTTCTTTGGTCAAAGTGTTGTGGATTTATCATG GAGCCCCGATGGCTATTCTCTCTTTGCTTGTTCATTGGATGGAACTGTGGCTACTTTCCATTTCGAAGTGAAAGAACTGGGCCACAGGTTAAGTGATGCCGAACTTGATGAGTTAAAGAGAAGTCGTTATGGTGATGTAAGAGGTCGACAGGCAAATTTGGCGGAGAGCCCGGCACAGTTATTGCTCGAAGCTGCTTCAGCCAAGCAAACCACTAGTAAGAAAGTAGCTTTGGATGTTCAGCAGAATCAGATACCTGTAAAATCGTCTCTTGACTTGGGGGTAACAAACAAAAATTCCAAGCCACCAAACAATGATGGAAAGAAGAGTGGGCTTTCCGCTAGTGATGGATTAAATAAACCGGTGACGGCTGCTCAGGTTACTAGCCCTGTAAAACAAAGAGAATACAGACGTGCTGATGGTAGAAAGAGAATCATTCCCGAAGCCGTCGGTGTTCCTACTCAGCAGGAGAATATTAGCGGCGGTGCTCAGTCTCAAGCATTAGATTTCCCTGTTGCATCATCTGATCCCCGAAAAAATGATAACGGCATAGTTCCTGCTGATTGTGGTTTGAGAGAAGCTACTATCAGGGGAACCGTTGGCAAAAATTTTGACTTAAAGGAGTGCTCAGGGGTTACTGCTCGGGCTACTATTACTGAAAGTCTGGTTATCGAAAAAGTTTCTGCTGGCCAAGACCATAGTATCAATGTAGAACAGTCTGGAAGCTTGAAACCATCAAGTTCCACCACTGGCTCTACCAAATCTCTCTCGATTAGGGTATTTGACGAAAAAGAAGGGAATGATTTGACTCCGGTTTGCTTGGAAGCGTGTCCCAAGGAACATGCTGTGACCGACATTGTTGGTGCGGGAAATGCATGTATGACTAAAGAAACAGAAATCATCTGCACAAGAGGGGGTCAAACACTTTGGTCTGATCGTATATCAGGAAAAGTTTTGGTCTTAGCCGGAAATGCAAACTTTTGGGCTGTCGGATGTGAAGACGGGTGTTTACAG GTTTATACGAAGTGTGGAAGACGTGCATTGCCGACCATGATGATGGGATCTGCTGCAACCTTTATAGATTGTGACGAGAGCTGGAAATTATTATTGGTGACGAGGAAAGGATCTTTGTATTTATGGGATCTCCTGAATAGGACTTGTCTCCTCCGTGATTCATTGGCATCTCTAATCACTTTGGACCATAACTCGTGTACAAAAG GCACAATCAAAGTTATATCGGTGAAGTTGTCGAAATCTGGTTTTCCTCTTGTTGTTTTGGCCACTCGGCACGCGTTTCTCTTTGACACGAGTCTAATGTGTTGGCTGAGGGTCGCTGATGACTGCTTCCCGGCATCAAATTTTGCTAGTTCTTGGAATTTGGGTTCAACTCAGACCGGTGAGCTGGCCTCGCTGCAGGTGGATGTCAGGAAATATTTGGCCAGAAAACCGGGCTGGAGCAG GGTAACCGATGATGGAGTACAAACGCGTGCTCATTTAGAAGCTCAATTGGCATCGTCTTTGGCTCTGAAATCCCCAAACGAATATCGCCAGAGCCTTCTTTCCTACATACGCTTCCTTGCAAG AGAAGCGGATGAGTCTCGATTACGAGAAGTCTGCGAAAGTTTTCTTGGTCCACCAACCGGAATGGCTTCCGATTCCAAGAACCCTACTTGGGATGCATATGTGCTC GGAATGAAAAAGCACAAACTTTTAAGAGAAGACATTCTTCCAGCAATGGCATCGAATAGGAAAGTCCAACGATTACTTAATGAGTTCATGGATCTCCTCTCCGAATATGCAAGTATCGAAAACAACTTAGACCAAAGAGACCGATCTCCACTGACCGTATCTCAACCAGAGATTGACCTGATGGACTCCAACCCATCTGCAACCTGCCAAACGGATACCGTTGAGCCAACAACAGATAAGAAGGAAAACCCGTCCCCCAGTATAATAGATCAAATGGATTCTATTCTATCGAATCAAGTAAACTCGGGTACCAAATCTTCCGATCAAGTAAATCAAGCTCCAACAAGCGAAGATCCTGCTGGTTCATAA